The sequence TTAAAGCTTTTTGAAATATGTGGGGCGGCGGAGGTCGCCCCTTTAAAGAAGGAGGTTGGAACAATGGACAACGAACCCAAAATACCGGGTGGTTATATATTAGTAAGCCGCAAACTAATAGAAAGTGAAATATTCGATAAGCCTCCGATGTATGTCAAAGTGTGGTTATTTTTATTATCGCAGGCCCAGTATGATAATTATAAAAACCTAAAACGGGGACAGCTTTTCACGAGTATTTCCGAAATACAGGAGGCGTGTTCGTGGTATGTCGGATACAGGAAAGAAACCCCTTCGAAGTCGGAAATATATAGAATTATTGATTGGCTACGAAAACGCGGCGAACGTGAGGCGACCGGAACGACGAACGAGAAGATGATCGAAACGACGAAGGCAACGCACGGCATGGTCGTTGAAGTCCTAAATTATGGGCTTTATCAAGACCCGAAAAACTACGAACGCAACGCCGACCGGAACGATGAAAAAACTACGAAGGTAGAACGAACGAAACAGAACCGAAACAATATAAACAAGAATGTAAAGAATGTAAAGAATGACAAGAAGGAAATAAAGACTTCTTGTTCGAACTCTGACGAGCCGAACGGTGAGGTAAAGTTTGGGGAAGAAACCAGGCCGTATAAAGCGGCGCTTTATCTCAGAAATAAAATAGAGGAAGGACCGGTTAAACAGCCCCTGCCCGAGCCGACTCCGGAAGAACTTGAAAAATGGTCTGCGGAAATGGATAGGCTAAATCGTTTAGGTCCTGTTGGCGCAAATAAGTCGGATGACTTTGGTTATAGCTGGGAAGAAATCTCTAAGTTAATAGATTGGTGTCAGCAAGATAATTTTTGGCAGCAAAATATATTGTCGGCCCCGAAGTTTAGAAAACAAATTCAAAAGCTGGAATCGCGTATGAAAGAAAATGGAGAGGTTGAAATCGAGGAATATAATAATGAGATGAAAATGACACCTTATCAGCAGGAACAATTAGACGCCATTCAATAAACCCGGGGAGGAGGCGGTTAAAAATGAAAAACAAAGAACTGGAATTAGGTCTGATGAACTCGATAATACAGCGGCCGGCGGTGCTTGACGATATGGCCGAGGGTCTGCACGAAGAATTATTTACAGACCGGTTTGCCCGGGATCTATACAATATATCGATCCAGGATTATAACAGCGAGGGTAAAGTATCGCGCAGCAAGATTATGATGTTCGTACGGGATAAGTATCCGGCCCGGGCCGACGAACTTCTCTCCAGCGTATATGCTATGCCGGGCGAAGTAGAGAAAATGGCCGACGAGCTTAAAAATTATTATAACCAGCGTATTTTGCATAAAACCTATAAGGAATCTTATAAGTATGTGCAGGATCACGATCTCGGTGTTAACAAGCGCAATTCGAATGTGCAGGACGCTATAATGGCGGTTACAAACCAGTTTTTGGACGAGGGGAAGATGATTTATAACGCGGAAGAAGTGGCAATTTCCTGCTTAAAAAATCTTCACGAAAGACAGGAAGGTAAAACCCAGGAAAGACTTAGAACCGGCATGAAGGACCTGGATGGATTTTTAGCGGGCGGTTTTAAACGACAGAACCTATCAGTTTTGGCGGGCGGGACAAGTATGGGTAAGACGGCGTTCGCTTTAAATGTGGTGAGAAATATTTTATCAGCTACCGATCACCCGGTCTTTTTCGTATCGATGGAGATGGCAAAAGAAGAATTAATGGACAGACTTTTGGTGCAAAAAGCTAAGGTCAACGCGGATGATTATAACGCGATTAATGAAGATAATAAAAACCCGCTGCCAGATAATATGCGGGAAAGTATAGAGGTCGCGCGAAACTGGGTGCATAATAAAGATTTTTTAATCACCGATCAGCGCGGTATTGAAGTCCGGAATATTAAAACTTTATGCAGACAGGCTCACAACAAGTTCGAAAACGGCTTAGGTTTTGTGGTGATCGATTATCTCTCCGAGATTAATCTGGACGATGGGGGCAATAAAAACACAGCGAAAATTTTTGGGGACGCCGTAAGGGAACTCAGGAATATGTCGAAAGAATTAAACTGCCATGTTTTGTTATTACACCAGATTTCCAGGGAGTATCAAAAACGACAAAATAACCGGCCAAAAAAATCAGATTTAAGAGATTCCGGCGAGATTGAGGAAAAAGCCGATGTAGTTATGTTCGTTCACCGGCCGGCGTATTTTAAATTTCAGCAGTCCGAGGAGGATGAACCGGTGGTACAAAAGGACGCCGAGATTATAGTGGCGAAACAAAGAGGCGGCAAAGTGGGTTCGCTTAAATTTGTCTGGTACCCCGAGATTCAATACTTCCAGAGCGGGGTCGATTTTGGAATCAACGGCGAGATTAACTATCTCTCCAAAAAAATAAGGAAGGCAGGCGGTTAAAATGACAAAAACAAGATGTGAGGTTTACACTCGGGTTGTTGGATATTTAAGCCCGGTAAGTCAGTTTAACGAAGGTAAAGTCGAGGAGTGGAAAGACCGGGTGGATTATGACAGGGACGGCGGCGTGATGTTATCCGATATTAGCGATTTGAAAAACGGGCAGAAAAATATTGTAGGGATAACAGGCACCCGATCTTTTAACGATTATGACAGGTTTAAAGAGGTTATGGACGGGTTTAAAATCGACAAAATAGTTAGCGGCGGGGCTAAAGGGACAGATAAAATGGCCGAGAGATACGCGGTAGAAAACGGTATCGAGTTCGAGGAATTTCTGCCCGAGTGGAATAAGTACGGCAAGGCGGCCGGGCCGATACGAAATATAAAAATAGTCGCGGCCTCCGAGATAATTTTGGCCTTCCACGACGGCAAAAGTCGGGGGACGCAGTCGACGATTGACATCGCTTATAAAGCCGGAAAAACAATAAAAATATTTGATATAAGCGTGGTGAGCCGCGATGTTTAGGGATGACTGCCCCGAATGCGGGGCGCCCATGCGGCCGGATGGTAACTGCTGTGTCTGCGTGGCCTGCGGGTATTCACCCTGCGCTGACGGGATTTATAAGGACGAAGGATAATGGCTTATATTTATTGCAAGCGGTGTAATAATTTAATGCGGGATAACGCCGGGGATTTGTGTCATAAGTGCAAAAAAGAAAGCCAGAATTGCATTATAGGTGAGTTCGGGTATAAGAAATTAATGTGGGCAGGCACGGACGGAATTTTCACGGCGGTTCCCTGGTGTTTTAGGGACGATGAAAGGATTATTTTCAGCAAGGGCGGCTGTGGGGAGTGTGAAAATAGGGTTAAGGGGGCTTAAAAATGCTGACGATAAAAGAGAGGGTACGGCATAACCAGCCCGAAGTTTGGGAGGAAATCGAAAGGCGAACCGGCAGAAAATGGTCGGTATTATTTTTTGAGTTTGTTGAAAAGTTGCTGGACAGGCCGGTAAATTTTCTTTTGAAAAGGAGGCGATAAAATGGAATATAGATTTGTGGTACCGGCCGAGCTACCGACGCTGAACGAGATAATAGAAAAAAGTAAAATCCACTGGGGACAATACAGCGCCATGAAGAAAGAATACGGCAGGCTCGTGGCTATGTGTGTTGATCATGAAAAGAGATTTGAAAGCGTGGAGTTAGAAATAGTTTATTTCAGAGAAAACCGGCGGGTAGATCCGGATAATATAGCGGTGGGGAAAAAATTTATTCTCGACGCCCTTGTCGACTGCGGTGTAATCAAAAACGACGGCTGGAGCCAGATAACGGGGTTTGTGGAAAGCTGGGAAGTGGATAAGAAAAACCCGCGCACCGAAATAATATTAAGGGGGACTGCAAAATGAGATATAAATGCCCTATCTGCAGGATAAAAATAGATTACAGGCCGGATCGCTGCCCGATATGCGAGATACCCTTCTCCTGGATAGGTCGAGAAAAAAGTTTACCGGTCGTCGATAATTACAGGCTTGTAAGGGAGGGGAAAATTATATGAGATTGGGAAAATTGACCTTCGCGGAGTTAAACGAGTGGTGGGCGGAACGCGATGATACGGGCCAGCGCGAATACGGCAATACCCATTTAAGACGGTATAATCTTGTTGATGTTATCGAAGAATTAATGGACGCCGGAATAATATTAGAGCGGTTTGTCGATAGGGCCGAGCGGGATTGTAATATAAACCGAGAAGTGGAAGAAAAAGCTATAGAGGGCGCCGATAGACTGATTTTTGTGGTAAGTGCGCTGATAGAAAGTGTCTGCGATCTCGATAGATCCTTGCCCGAGGAGCTTGTATCTGACGAGCTGGGCGGCGATAGAGTTTGGTTTAAATCAAAAGAGGGGGGTCAATAATGGAAAAATTACTGGAAAGATTATACGAAAGAGAATACCAGCTTAGAGTTAAATTTGAGCATAGCCGACAGCCCTATATGGTGGACTTAGGTTTTAATCAAGACGATTGCGAGGTCAGTAATACAGCCAATAATTTTAGATTCCGGACCTGGAAGGGAATGAATTATCAAAAATACGAAAGTTTTGAAGAACTCCTGGATGATATAAAAAAGACGGCCCGCAAAAAATACGGTTTTGATTTCGAGACCTACGAGATACGCGCCGGCTCTTATTTCCAGAGGGTGGTCAACTAAATAAAGGGGGCTAATTATATGGTTGGGAGCGGGCCGTGCAAAGAAGTCAAACACTATATTGAGCGGGAGTTATACGACTTCGAATTTAATAAGCGAGAACTGGAGGAGTTAAAAATGGATCTTACCTTAGAGCAGTTAAACCAGCGTATGGAGGAGAAGTTTTCGGCCAACAGTTCGGAGGAGTGCTATTCGGCCACGGAAGATACCGCTATGAATTTGCTGACAAATAAGATTATTATTCGCACGGAAAGAATTTTAAACGCTATTCAGCGGGTGATCGACAGGCTCTATCCCGACAAGAGGAAATTTTACGAAGTCTTTTACCGGCAGGGGAAAAGCCGGCAGAGAACCTGTATAGAAGTGGGGATAAGTATGGCAACGCTTTATAATTGGCGCAACGAGATTGTTAAAAAGACGGCAAAAGAACTGGGCCTTTTTTAAAAAAATATTATGGCCTGTGGATAACTTTAGAAAAATCTTAGAATTTTTAAGGGGATTTCGTGGTATAATGTGTATAGTGGGGAAAATAGGAGGCGGGTAAATGATAGAGGTAACTAAGGATAATTATAAAGACGAGATAGGCGGGGGACAGGCGGTTTTGAACTTTTTTCTGGAGGGCTGTCGGCCCTGCGAGGAACTTTTAAAAACCCTCTGGGAACTCGATGAGATAGTAAATGTTTACCGGATCGATGTTTTAGAGGCGCTGGTTTTGGCTCGCGATTTCGGAATTAAAGAAGTGCCGGCTTTAATTTTATACGAGAACGGAGAATATATCAGAAAGATAAGCGGATCTAAGCTGGGGCATTTAGAAAAAGAGGCGATAATTGAGAAGTTAGAAATATAATGAACTTATAATATATTTAATAATATAAGGCGGTCGGGGTTAACTCCCCGGCCGTTTTATATTGTGGGGGGGTTGCCTATGGAATGGCAGGAGCTTAAAAACAATATAAAAGATCTGGCCGAACTGGTTAACGAGAAGTCCGCCAATAAGGTGGCCCGGGATTTCGGGTTGGCTAATCACCGGGCGGTGACCTATCACTTAAAAAAACACGGTTACGAATACGAGGACGGTCTTTGGCAGCGCCCCGGCGGTATTGTTAAAAACGATATGGGCGATAGGTGGTTTTTAGAGCATAACGGCAAGACGCTGGAAATCAGCAAAGAAGATTATAAAAATATCCGCGATGATTACTGCGATGAACTGGGGACTGATTATTTATCTATCCGGGAGGTCTGTAAAAAGTACGGTTTAACCCGGGATGATTTTTTACTTTTGAAATCGGCTTTTAATTTTACCCATTATAATATTCATTATGTCGATGAAGAAGTGGCGGAGAACAGCACGGATGAATTAGCCGAGCAGACTTTGGAGGATAAAAAGCGCATGTATTTTGAGAAGTTAAGCAGTAAGGAAGTCGATTATTTTAAAAAGGAGCTGCGCAAGTACCAGAAAAAAGAATATTTATTCCGGCAGACCGCCGAGATGGTAGACGATCATTTTAAAGATTTTAGGCGCGGTTATAAAGCGGAAAAGATCGAGTACAGCGGCGAAGGCCGCCCGGTTATGTTAGAGGTGCCTATCGTGGATATGCACTTAGGAAAGTTAGCCTGGGCGCCGGAAGTGGGAGAGCATTATGATTTGAAAATAGCCGAGAGGAAGTTTGAATATATTATCGACGAGGTTATAAGCCGGGTTAAAAATCAAAATATAGAGCGCGTTATTCTGCCGGTCGGCAACGATTTCTTTCATGTCGATAACCCGGAGAATAAAACTTCCCGGGGGACAGCGCAAGATGTAGACAGCCGCTGGCAGAAAATGTACCTTTTGGGTATTGAACTTTTGGTTAAATCTATAGATAAACTGCGGCAGTTAGCCGAAGCAAAAATTCTTTTGGTGCCGGGCAATCACGACTGGAGCATAAGTTTTTATGCGGTTAATTATTTAGAGGGCTGGTTTAAGGATTGCCCCGATGTATATATCGATACCGATCCTACCGCGCGCAAATATGAAGAATACGGTAAAAACCTTATCGGGTTCACTCACGGAGATAAAGAAAAACGGAGAATATTTGGCTGTATGCAGTCCGAGGCGCCCGAGGCGTGGGGGCGGACTAAGTACCGCGAGTTTCATTGCGGCCATCTTCACTCCGAGCAGATAAAAGAGGATATGGGCGTTGTGGTGAGGCAACTTCCCTCTCCTACCGCGAAGGACGCCTGGCATTATCAGAAGGGATACCAGGCCATTCCCCGGGTACAAAGTTTTATCTGGGATAAAACGCGGGGTTTAACCAATATTATAGTTATCAATATGCTGGAGTGTGCTTTCGATGAAACATTGGATAATAAAGCGGGATAGTAAGTATTGTGACTGGCGGGTTTTGGAAAAATATTATTGCCCGGAAAAAGAGGATTCTTTTATTAATAGGGTTTGCACTAATAAAAGCAATGATCTTAATATCTGCAATAAAAGGACCTGCCCTATAAAAGTATAGGAGGAGAGAAAAATGAAATTATCAAGGCGTTTTGCTGCTGGGAAGACTCTTTCATGGGGAACTGTAAGAATTCCTGATCTTTTGGAAGAAATTATGGATTTTTGGGAGGAATTGCCGGAAGAAGAAATGGCAAGATTGGATGAGGAGTTTATAGAAGCTATGAATGAGCTGGTTGATGAAGTGCCGACCGCAATATACCGGATAGAAGAACAAGGAATTTCGCCAGATGAAGATGAGCTTTTCCTGTTGGATGGTCTTATGGTCATGTTAAATGATATTGCGCCGGTAGATTGCCAGTTCGGTAATGACTTTGATGATAGAATGAGATTTGCATTTATTGATGAGAACTTAAATATTTTGATGGAACAATGTCTAATCGAATTAGTTTTGAAGCAATTTACTATATCATATTACCTATATTTTTAATATAAAGGTTATATTGTTTTAAGAAAAATTGAATGTAATTTGAGATATGAAAATATTAAAGATTTAGACCTGTAGAATAAGTTATAACTGAAAAATTAAGTTCAAAAATAAATGAAATATATTTTTGAAAATATTTAAAATGAGATGGAAATTTAGTCAAAATTTAGTGCTAACATAATAATATTTATTACCAACATTAAGGCTGTAATAACTAAAACAATTTTTTGAATAAATAAATTATCATCAGAAAGTTCTTTATTACTTAAGGCAGAAAAAAGATTAATATTAGAGTAATACCGGGCACTTATATTTTCGTACTCTTTACTCATAAATTCTAGATTTTGATTAAGTAATGATTGTATATACGAAAAAAAATCTTTCTTTTGCCTGTGCAATAATAAAGGCTTAAATTTAAAATTTTGTTTTAAGTAGTTAATAAAACTCTTACTTTTTTGGATATCATTTATGAAATGAGGAACAATTGATTCTATCCAAGAAAATTCATTTTCAAGATTTTTAATTTTACTATAATCTTCTTGAAATTCGGAAAATGAAACCTGTGTTAATTCGTCTCTGGTTTTGTATAAATATTTCAAAAAAACTTCTGATATATAAAAGAAAACCCAAGGAATTAGTATGCGAGAAACTTTGTCATCAATAAACAAAGGAATTTTGTAACTTGTCATATCTCCACCTATATCATGGAGTAGTTTGTTGTTAGAATCAATAATTTTTTCTTTATTTCCTGCCAAAATTAATTTGCGACGTTTGTCATCCTCATATTTTTGATAGGGATGTGTTAAATACAATCCTGTTGTATTTTCAAAATTCCAGCTATTAAATTTTTCGTTTAAGCCTAATGTTTTCATATATTTGGGTTCATTTTTTATGGGGTTTGATTGATTACGTAGAATTAAGTCGCAGACGGGGTGGTGTAAATTTTGTTTAGAACATATTCCAGGTGCTTTTTCTTTTATCCAGTCAGTAGCAGTTTTATAGAGCAAATCCTTTTCCTTTTCTATTTGTTTCTTTTTAATAATTGATGGGGGGTTAAACTTTTCGAAAGAGTGGTTTTCGTATAATGATTTAATATCTTGTTTCAAAATATCATCAAGAAATTTCATTTTATTTTTTCTTAAAACAAATAGAAAACTAAGAAAAGTAAGACTATCAAGTTGATGGTATAACTTTACTCGAATATATTCAAATTCAGATGGTGGATCTATATTAATTAATTGAGAATTATAAGAGTGTTTGGAAGTTATAATTCCTATATTTTTTGTAAAAATATTTGGTGAATAAATTTTTGATTTAACCGTATCAGCTATACTTTTCTCCCTAAAATCATAAATTTTGTTTTCATCAAATTCTTCAAGAGCTTTAAATAAGTTTTTTAAATCATTTGAGGAATATATTTCATGAGTCCAGAAACCTACAAAATCAAAGGAATCATTATTTTTAAGCAAATAATTTTTATTTTCTTTTTTATATTGCCCCCAAAACTCTTGTTTTTCTTCATTAGAAATATCAGTATTATTGTCATTTTTATTGTCCTTCTGATTATTGTTAATAAGGTTTATTATGTGTTTAAATCTTTCCATTATTTTCCCTCCATTAAAAACCAAATTTAAAAGGATCTCATTTTATATTTTAGCAAAAATTTTACCTAATTTCTATTTTTAAAATTATAATAAATATAAACGCTTAATTAAAGGGGTTAAAATTATGATTGAAATACACTCTGATGTAGAGCTCGTAAGAATCGAAGCTTTAATTTCATATATAAACAATCCTAAAGAGCATCCGATGAAACAGATTGAAAAGATAGCAAGCAGTATAAAGCATTATGGTTTTACTCAGCCCGTGGTTATAGCAGAGGATAATGAAATTATTATAGGACATGGACGCGTGCAGGCCGCGAAGAAGTTAGGGCTGGAGGAAGTGCCGGCTATAAAACGCGATGATCTATCGGAGGCAGAGATAAGGGCCTTACGCATAGCAGACAATAAGGTGGCCGAGAGCGAATGGAATATGGAGCAGTTATCAGAAGAACTGGAATTACTTGAGATGGATGATATACCGCTGGAAGATGTTGGGTTTAGCGAAGAAGATATTGAAGAATTTGATTTTGGTGGCGGGCAGGAAGTAGTCGAAGATGACTTTAATGAGGAAGTGGATAAAGATGAGCCTGCTATAACCGAGAAAGGCGATGTAATAGAGCTAGGCAGACATAGATTAATGTGCGGGGATAGTACCGAGGAAGATGAAGTTGAAAAATTAATGAACGGGAATAAAGCGAATATGGTATTTACAGACCCGCCTTATAATGTTAATTATGGAAATATTAAACACGAAAAATTCAAAATGCGTAGTATAGAAAATGACAATATGAGTTATGAAGAATTCAAAAACTTTTGCAAAGGATTCATAAATAATATTAAAAAATTCACTGATGGATGTTTATATGTTTGCCACGCCCCCAACCAAGATGGAAGGATTTTGGGCCGGGAGTTAGATAAAGAGTTTCATCCTAGCACCACTATAATATGGTATAAGGATGTATTTACTTTAGGAAGAGGTAAATATCAAAATAAATATGAACCTATCTGGTTTGGTTGGGTTAAAGATGGCACTAACTTTGTAAAGGATAGAGATTTAACTAATGTTTGGGAAATAGAAAGACCAAAATCTAGTAAAGAACACCCAACAATGAAACCAATTGAATTAGTTGCGACAGCTATAAATCACGCCTCAAATAAAGGGCAGGTTGTTTTAGATTTATTCGGTGGCAGCGGTTCAACACTAATAGCAGCAGAACAGTTAAATAGAACCTGCTATATGATGGAATTAGACGAACATTACTGCGATGTAATAATTCGTAGGTATATTGCCTACCGGGCCAGCCAGTTTCAAGAGGTAAATATTAAAGTCAACGATGAGCAGGTCGATACGGATCTATACGAGGGGGCGGTTGCATGATATTTGTGGCCAATTCTTAAAGGTTGCGATTATTACAAATTGGATCCGGCGGTGGGACATGATTTTTCTACCCTGGAGGTAGAAATAGAGCTGGATGATGAGAAATTAATGTAGAAAAGGGGGGTTAAAATATGGCTGTGTATCCCTGGGAGGAGATATTTGAAAAATATAAGACAGGCCAGTACAGTATGGCGGAACTCGCCGCAGAATACGGGTTTAACCAGAAATATGCTCTGCGGAAAGCGAAAAAAATGGGAATTGAGAAGGGCGAAAGTAGAAAAAAGGTGGAAAAAGAGGCACAAAAAAAGGTTTTGGACTCCGAAGTTGATAAGGAAACCAAAATCCGCGAAGAATGCGAGAAAATTATTATCAATATTCGCCGGGCGACCGCCAATAACCTCTTTGGGGATAGGCCGGATTTTAACCGCCTCAAACAGCTAAAAATTGCCTGCGAGGTCGTGGTGCTTTGCCGTAAGGAGCAGTACGAACTCAATGGGATTAAAGAGGCTCCTAAACAGATTGAGCAGAAAATAAGCGGTGATATTTCGGAAATATTAAAAAACCTATCGGATGAGGAGCTAATGAAGGCGGCTGATGAATATGGAATTGACATCGAATAAACGAGATAAAATTTGCGGAAAGATAATAAAACAGGAAACAAAACGACTGGCGGCCCGGGACAAATTAAAACCTTTTTTGGAATTTGAAAGTAAAGGGGTCTGGAAAACGGCCGATCACCTGGAATATATGTGCGAGAAG is a genomic window of Halarsenatibacter silvermanii containing:
- a CDS encoding replicative DNA helicase produces the protein MKNKELELGLMNSIIQRPAVLDDMAEGLHEELFTDRFARDLYNISIQDYNSEGKVSRSKIMMFVRDKYPARADELLSSVYAMPGEVEKMADELKNYYNQRILHKTYKESYKYVQDHDLGVNKRNSNVQDAIMAVTNQFLDEGKMIYNAEEVAISCLKNLHERQEGKTQERLRTGMKDLDGFLAGGFKRQNLSVLAGGTSMGKTAFALNVVRNILSATDHPVFFVSMEMAKEELMDRLLVQKAKVNADDYNAINEDNKNPLPDNMRESIEVARNWVHNKDFLITDQRGIEVRNIKTLCRQAHNKFENGLGFVVIDYLSEINLDDGGNKNTAKIFGDAVRELRNMSKELNCHVLLLHQISREYQKRQNNRPKKSDLRDSGEIEEKADVVMFVHRPAYFKFQQSEEDEPVVQKDAEIIVAKQRGGKVGSLKFVWYPEIQYFQSGVDFGINGEINYLSKKIRKAGG
- the nrdD gene encoding DUF2493 domain-containing protein → MTKTRCEVYTRVVGYLSPVSQFNEGKVEEWKDRVDYDRDGGVMLSDISDLKNGQKNIVGITGTRSFNDYDRFKEVMDGFKIDKIVSGGAKGTDKMAERYAVENGIEFEEFLPEWNKYGKAAGPIRNIKIVAASEIILAFHDGKSRGTQSTIDIAYKAGKTIKIFDISVVSRDV
- a CDS encoding thioredoxin family protein, giving the protein MIEVTKDNYKDEIGGGQAVLNFFLEGCRPCEELLKTLWELDEIVNVYRIDVLEALVLARDFGIKEVPALILYENGEYIRKISGSKLGHLEKEAIIEKLEI
- a CDS encoding site-specific DNA-methyltransferase, which produces MIEIHSDVELVRIEALISYINNPKEHPMKQIEKIASSIKHYGFTQPVVIAEDNEIIIGHGRVQAAKKLGLEEVPAIKRDDLSEAEIRALRIADNKVAESEWNMEQLSEELELLEMDDIPLEDVGFSEEDIEEFDFGGGQEVVEDDFNEEVDKDEPAITEKGDVIELGRHRLMCGDSTEEDEVEKLMNGNKANMVFTDPPYNVNYGNIKHEKFKMRSIENDNMSYEEFKNFCKGFINNIKKFTDGCLYVCHAPNQDGRILGRELDKEFHPSTTIIWYKDVFTLGRGKYQNKYEPIWFGWVKDGTNFVKDRDLTNVWEIERPKSSKEHPTMKPIELVATAINHASNKGQVVLDLFGGSGSTLIAAEQLNRTCYMMELDEHYCDVIIRRYIAYRASQFQEVNIKVNDEQVDTDLYEGAVA